A genomic region of Lachnoclostridium edouardi contains the following coding sequences:
- a CDS encoding DUF2085 domain-containing protein, which yields MGKFLRIFFGCHARPDRSFFFHGKQFPICARCTGELIGILLGIPIALFIGYPSFLVTLALMAPMVIDGFVQLLTSYESKNYKRLITGILFGIAFVFFLIYFHRTCVMTAGLILKQFMEPDKVEAAMELFM from the coding sequence ATGGGTAAGTTTTTGAGAATCTTTTTTGGCTGTCATGCCAGACCAGATCGCTCATTTTTCTTTCACGGCAAACAATTTCCCATATGTGCCAGGTGCACAGGTGAATTAATAGGAATCCTTTTGGGGATTCCTATTGCTTTATTTATAGGGTATCCCAGTTTCCTTGTCACCCTGGCTTTAATGGCCCCTATGGTTATAGACGGATTTGTTCAGCTTTTAACCTCCTATGAAAGCAAAAATTATAAGCGGTTGATTACAGGTATATTATTTGGAATAGCATTTGTATTTTTCCTGATTTATTTTCACAGAACATGCGTTATGACGGCAGGGTTAATATTAAAACAATTTATGGAACCAGACAAGGTAGAAGCTGCCATGGAATTGTTTATGTAG
- a CDS encoding CapA family protein codes for MSRTRIVFFLAAAIFLCGCSNLGFYGGRLDKYTGEAYVKAYTETPAEKSVKETREQGEGQFKEQQAQTESLEESQAATEAVLENTNQAVLLFAGDVLLSDHVLNAYNKGGGISGVLDHGYREEIEQADYFIANQEFPFSNRGQAAEDKQYTFRLPEEKVSILNEMNIDLVTLANNHALDFGTDALLDTCRVLDQAGIKHVGAGANLEEAKKPEITDITGIKIGFIGASRKIPVPEWAAGKNSPGMLVSYDPAQLTALIEETKPQCHILVVYIHWGEEREEMPEEYQKTLGRQCIDAGADIVIGSHPHVLQGIEYYQGKPIVYSLGNFVFGSSIPKTMLLKVKIEDDQTRLSLIPGTSSAGYTRKLEDETAVKEFYDYIETISFGITVDEDGRVNEGKE; via the coding sequence ATGAGCAGAACACGAATTGTTTTTTTCCTGGCTGCAGCAATTTTTCTATGCGGCTGCAGTAATTTAGGATTTTACGGAGGAAGGCTGGATAAATATACAGGTGAGGCATATGTAAAAGCATATACAGAAACCCCGGCAGAAAAGTCTGTAAAGGAGACCAGGGAGCAAGGTGAAGGGCAATTTAAGGAGCAGCAGGCGCAGACGGAAAGTCTGGAGGAAAGCCAGGCTGCAACTGAAGCTGTCTTGGAAAATACAAACCAGGCAGTGCTTTTGTTTGCCGGAGATGTGCTGCTGTCCGACCACGTTTTAAACGCCTATAATAAGGGCGGAGGTATTTCCGGGGTGTTAGATCACGGATACAGAGAAGAAATAGAGCAGGCAGATTACTTTATAGCAAATCAGGAGTTTCCTTTCAGCAACAGAGGGCAGGCTGCAGAAGACAAACAATACACCTTTCGTCTGCCAGAAGAAAAGGTTTCTATATTAAATGAAATGAATATTGACCTGGTAACGTTGGCTAATAACCACGCGTTAGACTTTGGAACAGACGCTTTGTTAGACACCTGCAGGGTGTTAGACCAGGCAGGGATTAAGCACGTAGGAGCCGGCGCAAATTTAGAGGAGGCGAAAAAGCCGGAGATTACAGATATTACTGGAATAAAAATTGGCTTTATAGGCGCTTCCAGAAAAATTCCCGTGCCAGAGTGGGCGGCAGGCAAAAACAGCCCTGGTATGCTGGTGTCTTATGATCCTGCTCAGCTGACAGCTTTAATAGAGGAGACAAAGCCCCAGTGCCATATTCTTGTTGTGTATATTCACTGGGGAGAGGAGCGGGAAGAAATGCCGGAGGAATACCAAAAAACATTAGGCAGACAGTGTATTGACGCAGGGGCGGATATAGTAATAGGAAGCCATCCCCATGTGCTGCAGGGCATAGAATATTATCAGGGAAAACCTATTGTATACAGTCTGGGAAATTTTGTGTTTGGCAGCAGTATTCCAAAAACAATGCTGTTAAAAGTAAAAATAGAAGATGATCAGACCCGGCTGTCTTTAATACCGGGAACATCATCCGCCGGATATACCAGGAAGCTGGAGGATGAAACGGCTGTAAAAGAGTTTTATGACTATATAGAAACAATCTCTTTTGGTATTACAGTTGATGAAGATGGCAGGGTAAATGAGGGAAAAGAATAG
- the rsmH gene encoding 16S rRNA (cytosine(1402)-N(4))-methyltransferase RsmH yields MENQEPKHKRRVRYKGTHPRSYKEKYKELQPEKYRDTVEKVIKKGSTPAGMHISICVKEILDFLQIQPGQKGLDATLGYGGHTLEMLKCLQGKGHIYGLDVDPIESEKTRQRLEKAGFGPDMVTVKLLNFAYIDQVAKEAGPFDFILADLGVSSMQIDNPDRGFSYKFEGPLDLRLNPEQGISAAERLRTISQEELQGMLEENSDEPYAQEISKVIADKIRKGQEIQTTTQLKQAIEEALHFIPEAERKETVKKTCQRTFQALRIDINNEFEVLYQFMEKLPYALKEGGRAAILTFHSGEDRLVKKSMKQYLKEGVYSSISTEVIRPSAEECARNSRARSTKMRWAVKA; encoded by the coding sequence ATGGAAAATCAGGAGCCAAAGCACAAAAGAAGGGTAAGGTATAAAGGCACTCATCCCAGAAGCTACAAGGAGAAATATAAAGAGCTGCAGCCGGAAAAATATAGGGACACTGTAGAAAAGGTAATAAAAAAAGGAAGCACGCCGGCAGGAATGCATATTTCCATTTGTGTAAAGGAGATACTGGATTTTCTTCAAATACAGCCGGGACAAAAAGGGCTGGACGCTACTTTAGGATATGGTGGCCACACTTTGGAGATGTTAAAATGCCTGCAGGGAAAAGGCCACATATACGGGCTGGACGTAGATCCTATTGAGTCGGAAAAAACCAGACAGCGTTTGGAAAAAGCAGGATTTGGGCCGGATATGGTTACTGTAAAGCTTCTGAATTTTGCCTATATTGATCAGGTGGCGAAAGAGGCGGGCCCCTTTGATTTTATATTAGCTGATTTGGGAGTATCTTCTATGCAGATTGACAACCCGGACAGAGGCTTTTCTTATAAATTTGAAGGCCCCCTGGATCTGCGGCTGAACCCGGAGCAGGGGATTTCTGCGGCAGAGCGTTTAAGGACAATCAGCCAGGAGGAACTGCAGGGGATGCTGGAGGAAAACTCAGATGAACCTTATGCTCAGGAAATATCAAAGGTAATTGCAGATAAAATCAGAAAAGGGCAGGAGATTCAGACGACTACTCAGCTAAAGCAGGCCATAGAAGAGGCCTTGCATTTTATTCCGGAGGCGGAACGAAAGGAAACAGTGAAAAAAACTTGTCAGAGGACATTTCAGGCTTTGCGAATTGATATTAATAATGAATTTGAAGTTTTATATCAGTTTATGGAAAAACTGCCCTATGCCTTGAAAGAGGGAGGACGGGCAGCTATTTTAACCTTCCATTCCGGGGAAGACAGACTGGTGAAAAAGTCTATGAAACAATATTTGAAAGAAGGAGTTTACAGCAGTATTAGTACAGAAGTAATTCGTCCGTCAGCTGAGGAGTGCGCCAGAAACAGCCGGGCCCGTTCCACCAAAATGAGATGGGCCGTTAAGGCCTGA
- the rlmH gene encoding 23S rRNA (pseudouridine(1915)-N(3))-methyltransferase RlmH: MKITLVTVGKIKEKYLQQAISEYEKRLSRYCKLEIIQVADEKTPEGASAALEEQIKEKEGERILAQIKEGAYVAALAIEGEMLDSVELSEKIDKLGVSGVSQIVFVIGGSLGLSQKVLKRADYKLSFSKMTFPHQLMRVILLEQIYRSYRIIHGCPYHK; encoded by the coding sequence ATGAAAATTACACTTGTTACAGTAGGAAAAATAAAGGAAAAGTATTTACAGCAGGCGATATCTGAATATGAAAAGCGGCTAAGCAGATACTGCAAGCTGGAGATTATTCAGGTGGCGGACGAGAAAACTCCCGAGGGGGCTTCAGCGGCCTTGGAAGAGCAGATCAAAGAGAAGGAAGGGGAGCGGATTCTGGCCCAGATTAAGGAGGGCGCATATGTAGCCGCCTTAGCTATTGAGGGAGAGATGCTGGATTCTGTAGAGCTTTCCGAGAAAATAGATAAACTGGGAGTGTCAGGAGTAAGCCAGATTGTGTTTGTAATTGGAGGGTCTTTAGGCTTATCTCAAAAGGTATTAAAAAGGGCGGATTATAAGCTTAGCTTTTCTAAAATGACATTTCCTCATCAGCTGATGAGAGTGATTTTACTGGAACAGATTTATAGAAGCTATAGAATTATTCACGGCTGTCCTTATCACAAATAA
- a CDS encoding GNAT family N-acetyltransferase, translated as MEYIIRTVRPEDLEAVAKVENICFPAAEAAEREVIKQRIQTFPDSFFVAEKDGIIIGFINGAVSDRKTICDEMFHQTSFHQPKGAYQSIFGLDVIPEFQRQGVAAALMRHMIRESEKAGRKGLILTCKDKLLSYYSKFGYKNLGVSASVHGGAVWYDMILEFDR; from the coding sequence TTGGAGTACATAATCAGAACAGTAAGGCCTGAGGATTTAGAGGCAGTGGCTAAGGTGGAAAATATATGTTTTCCGGCTGCGGAGGCGGCGGAGAGAGAGGTAATAAAACAGAGAATACAGACCTTTCCAGACAGCTTTTTTGTGGCTGAGAAAGACGGAATAATCATAGGTTTTATTAACGGGGCTGTCAGCGACAGAAAAACAATCTGCGATGAAATGTTTCACCAAACATCATTTCACCAGCCAAAGGGAGCATATCAAAGTATTTTTGGACTGGACGTGATCCCGGAATTTCAGAGGCAGGGAGTGGCCGCGGCTTTGATGAGACATATGATCAGAGAATCAGAGAAGGCCGGCAGAAAGGGCCTGATTCTCACCTGTAAGGACAAGTTGCTTTCCTATTACAGTAAATTTGGATATAAGAATCTGGGAGTATCAGCATCTGTCCACGGGGGAGCTGTGTGGTATGATATGATTCTGGAGTTTGACAGATGA
- a CDS encoding response regulator transcription factor, whose protein sequence is MARALVVDDEKLIVKGIRFSLEQDGMEVDCAYDGEEAINMAKQKEYDIVLLDVMLPKYDGYEVCQAIREFSEMPIIMLTAKGNDMDKILGLEYGADDYITKPFNILEVKARIKAILRRNSRRSAGGGKQKEKVVTAGDLKLDLEGRRVFISDREIKLTAKEFDLLELLVCNPNKVYSREALLTFVWGNKAMDSGDVRTVDVHVRRLREKIEPSPSDPKYVHTKWGVGYYFRG, encoded by the coding sequence ATGGCAAGAGCATTAGTGGTAGATGATGAGAAATTAATTGTAAAAGGGATTCGTTTTAGTCTGGAACAGGACGGAATGGAAGTAGACTGCGCCTATGACGGGGAAGAGGCGATTAATATGGCAAAGCAGAAGGAGTACGATATTGTGCTGCTGGACGTTATGCTGCCAAAATATGACGGCTATGAGGTGTGCCAGGCAATCAGGGAATTTTCAGAGATGCCTATTATTATGCTGACGGCTAAGGGCAATGACATGGACAAGATTCTGGGATTAGAGTACGGGGCAGATGATTATATTACCAAGCCCTTTAATATTCTGGAGGTGAAGGCCAGAATCAAGGCTATTTTAAGGCGCAATTCCAGAAGGTCTGCAGGAGGCGGAAAACAAAAGGAAAAGGTAGTGACGGCAGGAGACTTAAAGCTGGATTTAGAGGGCAGAAGAGTATTTATCAGCGATAGAGAAATCAAGCTGACAGCCAAGGAGTTTGATTTGCTGGAGCTGCTTGTGTGCAATCCGAATAAGGTGTACAGCAGGGAAGCTCTTTTAACTTTTGTGTGGGGAAATAAAGCCATGGATTCAGGAGACGTGCGGACTGTGGACGTCCATGTAAGGCGTTTAAGAGAGAAAATTGAGCCAAGCCCCAGCGACCCTAAATATGTTCACACAAAATGGGGCGTAGGATACTATTTCAGAGGCTAG
- a CDS encoding helix-hairpin-helix domain-containing protein: MKKQQWKMLLAVVCMLAAGACYSCGGNEEIRQDSGSVLELQGEKLAEESAQKSGETDENLQQRETEALNTEEEKQNCHYVHICGEVVFPGVYEVEEGSRVFQAVEKAGGFTPEAAEEYLNLAEPTADGMKIIVPSLEEVRDLELYSSSVQEQANKAQGDLTVSVVNLNTATREQLMTLAGIGESRAEDIIRYREEKGKFRSIEEIKNIPGIKDAVFEKIKDKIGV; encoded by the coding sequence ATGAAAAAACAACAATGGAAAATGCTGTTGGCTGTAGTGTGCATGTTGGCTGCAGGCGCCTGTTACAGCTGCGGCGGCAATGAAGAAATTAGGCAAGACAGTGGTAGTGTTCTGGAGCTTCAAGGTGAAAAACTGGCTGAGGAGTCTGCTCAGAAGTCTGGAGAAACAGATGAAAATCTGCAGCAGAGGGAGACAGAGGCCTTAAACACAGAAGAAGAGAAACAGAACTGCCACTATGTACATATTTGTGGAGAAGTGGTTTTTCCAGGAGTTTACGAGGTGGAAGAGGGCAGCCGGGTATTCCAGGCAGTAGAGAAGGCGGGAGGATTTACGCCGGAGGCAGCGGAGGAATATTTAAACCTGGCTGAGCCTACTGCAGACGGAATGAAAATCATAGTTCCGTCTCTGGAGGAAGTAAGAGATTTGGAGCTTTATTCTTCCTCAGTACAGGAGCAGGCGAATAAGGCGCAGGGGGATTTGACTGTATCTGTAGTTAATTTAAATACAGCTACCAGGGAGCAGCTGATGACCCTGGCAGGAATCGGGGAATCCAGGGCGGAGGATATTATCAGATACAGGGAGGAAAAAGGAAAGTTTCGCAGTATAGAAGAAATTAAAAATATTCCTGGGATTAAGGATGCTGTATTTGAGAAAATTAAAGACAAAATAGGCGTATAA
- a CDS encoding DMT family transporter, giving the protein MWGIIVALLSGALMSLQGVFNTEVTKQTSEWVSAGWVQLTAFITCAVIWMFTGRPSVTGLMSVTPKYMLIGGVLGAFITFTVIKSMGSLGPARAALLIVVAQIIVAYGIELFGLFGVEKAAFEWKKAIGAAVAIAGIIIFRY; this is encoded by the coding sequence ATGTGGGGAATTATAGTGGCGCTATTGTCAGGAGCTTTAATGAGTCTGCAGGGAGTATTTAACACTGAGGTGACAAAACAGACTAGCGAGTGGGTGTCCGCCGGCTGGGTGCAGCTGACTGCATTTATTACCTGCGCCGTAATCTGGATGTTTACAGGAAGGCCCAGCGTAACGGGGCTGATGTCAGTAACCCCTAAATATATGCTGATCGGAGGCGTGTTAGGGGCGTTTATTACATTTACTGTAATTAAAAGTATGGGAAGCCTGGGACCGGCCAGAGCGGCTCTTTTAATTGTGGTGGCTCAGATTATTGTAGCTTATGGAATCGAGCTGTTTGGCTTATTTGGCGTGGAAAAAGCGGCTTTTGAGTGGAAGAAGGCAATAGGAGCAGCAGTAGCCATTGCAGGAATTATTATTTTTCGATATTGA
- a CDS encoding ABC transporter ATP-binding protein, which produces MSQELFVCSGLEKRFGRHTVLHNVNLSLEKGKIIGLLGPNGSGKTTLIKLANGLLKPDGGSLTIDGREPGIYTKSVVSYLPDRMYFADWMRVEDMIRMFSDFYRDFREDAVREMLGSLNISAKEKMKTLSKGTKEKVQLALVMSRKAKLYLLDEPIGGVDPAAREFILNTILTNYSEDASVIISTHLISDVEKVLDEAVFLKDGQIVRHDTIDNIRNKEGKSVDRLFREIFAVPMPAYREGYRELSERAYEEDWVKDEKEGGEKNV; this is translated from the coding sequence ATGAGTCAGGAATTATTTGTCTGCAGCGGACTGGAGAAAAGATTCGGAAGACATACGGTTTTGCACAATGTAAATTTAAGTCTGGAAAAGGGAAAAATTATAGGCCTTTTAGGCCCTAATGGTTCTGGCAAGACAACGTTAATTAAGCTGGCCAACGGCCTGTTAAAGCCAGACGGAGGAAGTCTTACTATAGATGGCAGGGAGCCGGGGATATACACAAAATCAGTAGTGTCCTATCTGCCTGACAGGATGTATTTTGCAGATTGGATGAGGGTGGAGGATATGATCCGCATGTTTTCTGATTTTTACAGGGATTTCAGAGAGGACGCAGTGCGGGAAATGTTAGGCAGCCTGAATATTTCCGCAAAAGAAAAAATGAAAACCTTGTCTAAGGGTACAAAAGAGAAGGTTCAGCTGGCTCTTGTAATGAGCAGAAAGGCAAAACTGTATTTGCTGGACGAACCTATTGGAGGAGTGGACCCTGCAGCCAGAGAGTTTATTTTAAATACTATTTTGACTAACTATTCAGAGGACGCTTCTGTAATAATTTCCACGCACTTAATTTCTGATGTGGAAAAGGTTCTGGATGAAGCCGTATTTTTAAAGGACGGCCAGATCGTAAGACATGATACTATAGATAATATTCGCAATAAAGAAGGAAAGTCTGTGGACCGTTTATTCAGAGAAATTTTTGCAGTTCCTATGCCGGCGTACAGAGAAGGATACAGAGAATTGTCCGAAAGGGCTTATGAGGAGGATTGGGTGAAGGACGAGAAAGAAGGGGGCGAAAAAAATGTTTAG
- a CDS encoding GntR family transcriptional regulator: protein MEWKILDDRPIWIQLSEQIAARIAAGVYGVGERLPSVREFAADAGVNPNTMQRAMADLESQGLVITNRTSGRCVTQDMDIIERKREELAREQVNQFLEKMRGMGFTAKEIQTVLESALKEVGR from the coding sequence ATGGAATGGAAGATATTAGATGACAGACCTATATGGATACAGCTGTCTGAGCAGATAGCTGCCAGGATTGCGGCAGGTGTTTATGGAGTGGGCGAACGCCTTCCGTCAGTGAGAGAATTTGCAGCTGACGCCGGGGTAAATCCTAATACTATGCAGAGGGCTATGGCTGATTTAGAAAGTCAGGGGCTGGTAATAACCAACAGGACATCAGGAAGGTGTGTGACGCAGGATATGGACATTATTGAAAGAAAAAGGGAGGAGCTTGCCAGAGAGCAGGTGAATCAGTTTTTGGAAAAAATGAGAGGAATGGGATTTACAGCTAAGGAGATTCAGACAGTGCTAGAAAGCGCTTTAAAGGAGGTTGGAAGATGA
- a CDS encoding bifunctional 5,10-methylenetetrahydrofolate dehydrogenase/5,10-methenyltetrahydrofolate cyclohydrolase, with protein sequence MIAMKGAEVSAKIKEEIDKKLEQLEGYIPVLAIVRVGENPDDISYEKGAVKRMEKLGMKTKVFAYPADISNQEFKSRFAEINQDAEVDGILLLRPLPKHICEKDIEKIISPDKDLDGISPENIAKVFAGDESGFAPCTAEAVIHVLKANHIDLTGKKMTIVGRSMVVGKPLAMLALKENATVTVCHTRTKDLKETCQKGDILVAAAGKAKMLDGSYVKQDGIVVDVGINVDEDGKLCGDVDFQSLEGIASMATPVPGGVGAVTTSVLAMHLAEAACRRH encoded by the coding sequence ATGATTGCCATGAAGGGAGCGGAGGTCTCCGCTAAAATCAAAGAAGAAATAGATAAAAAGCTAGAACAGCTGGAGGGATATATTCCTGTTTTGGCCATAGTCCGCGTAGGAGAAAACCCAGATGATATTTCTTACGAAAAAGGCGCTGTAAAGCGGATGGAAAAGCTGGGAATGAAGACAAAGGTGTTCGCATATCCGGCTGATATCAGCAATCAGGAATTTAAATCCAGATTTGCTGAAATTAATCAGGATGCTGAGGTGGACGGAATTTTGCTTCTGCGCCCCCTTCCAAAGCATATTTGCGAAAAAGATATAGAAAAAATAATTTCTCCGGACAAGGATTTGGACGGTATTTCCCCGGAAAATATTGCAAAAGTATTTGCAGGAGATGAGTCAGGCTTTGCCCCCTGCACCGCAGAGGCAGTGATCCACGTTTTAAAAGCCAATCATATAGATTTGACAGGAAAGAAAATGACTATCGTAGGCCGCAGCATGGTAGTGGGAAAGCCGCTGGCGATGCTGGCTTTAAAAGAAAACGCCACTGTTACCGTCTGCCATACAAGGACAAAAGATTTAAAAGAGACCTGCCAAAAAGGAGACATTCTGGTGGCTGCTGCAGGAAAAGCTAAAATGTTAGACGGAAGCTATGTAAAGCAAGACGGTATTGTAGTGGATGTGGGAATTAATGTAGATGAAGACGGAAAGCTTTGCGGAGATGTGGATTTTCAGTCCTTAGAGGGAATCGCTTCTATGGCCACCCCGGTGCCGGGAGGCGTGGGGGCGGTGACGACCTCAGTTCTGGCTATGCATTTAGCGGAGGCTGCCTGCAGAAGGCATTGA
- a CDS encoding cyclodeaminase/cyclohydrolase family protein: protein MTETMNIDRFLETLSSKAPVPGGGGASAVGGAIGNALGQMVANLTIGKKKYAENEEEIRELLARMQELQKEFINLADRDAQAFTPLAAAYSLPATNEVEKTYKEQVMEMNLLGASLVPVSLMERCMEMLMILEIMGEKGSVMAVSDVGVGVQFIRASLTGAAMNVFINTKSMKNRQKAEELNTYAMKMISAGTKKADEIYGKILNSLQGTEKEKQ, encoded by the coding sequence ATGACAGAGACAATGAATATTGATAGATTTTTAGAAACCTTATCTTCAAAAGCTCCGGTGCCGGGAGGCGGCGGGGCTTCTGCTGTTGGAGGAGCCATTGGAAACGCCCTGGGGCAGATGGTGGCAAATCTGACTATTGGAAAGAAAAAATACGCGGAAAATGAGGAGGAGATCAGGGAGCTGTTAGCCAGGATGCAGGAGCTGCAGAAGGAGTTTATTAATCTGGCGGACAGAGACGCTCAGGCCTTTACTCCTTTGGCAGCCGCCTACAGCCTGCCTGCTACAAATGAAGTGGAAAAAACTTATAAAGAGCAGGTAATGGAAATGAATCTATTAGGCGCCAGCCTGGTTCCTGTCAGCTTAATGGAACGGTGTATGGAGATGCTGATGATTTTGGAAATTATGGGGGAAAAGGGCAGTGTGATGGCTGTCAGCGACGTGGGAGTAGGAGTTCAGTTTATCAGAGCTTCTCTTACTGGAGCTGCCATGAATGTATTTATTAATACAAAGTCTATGAAAAACAGACAAAAGGCAGAGGAACTGAACACATATGCCATGAAAATGATCAGCGCAGGCACAAAGAAGGCAGATGAAATATATGGAAAAATTTTAAACAGCCTTCAGGGGACAGAAAAGGAGAAGCAGTAA
- a CDS encoding aspartate aminotransferase family protein, with protein MENKEQLIEKAEQTFYKTYNRFPVVFHHGKGVYLYDNENREYLDFGAGIAVMALGYGDKEYTQALKDQADQLLHVSNLFYNQPSIEAGEKLLRVSEMDRVFFTNSGTEAIEGALKIAIRYAYNKTGNHDHQIIAMKNSFHGRSLGALSVTGNDHYQEPFRPLLPGIVFAEFNNLDSVKALVNNKTCAILMETVQGEGGIYPATEEFIKGVRKLCDENNMLLILDEIQCGMGRTGEMFAWQGYGVKPDVMTVAKALGNGVPIGAFLACGEAAKAMVPGDHGTTYGGNPFVTAAASKVLDIFKERNITSHVKEVGEYLHEKLGALAEKYPAVKECRGKGLIQGLELNTAAGPVVSKALLEERLVLISAGANVIRFVPPLVIEKSHVDLMIERLENIFEKMSLSSETDMV; from the coding sequence ATGGAAAATAAGGAACAGTTAATAGAAAAGGCAGAACAGACATTTTATAAAACCTACAACCGTTTTCCTGTAGTGTTTCACCATGGAAAGGGAGTATATTTGTACGATAACGAGAACAGGGAGTACCTGGATTTTGGGGCCGGAATTGCAGTTATGGCCTTGGGATACGGGGATAAGGAATATACTCAGGCCTTAAAGGACCAGGCGGATCAGCTTCTCCATGTTTCTAATTTATTTTATAATCAGCCATCTATAGAGGCAGGAGAAAAGCTTCTCCGTGTTTCAGAAATGGACCGGGTATTTTTTACAAACAGCGGGACAGAGGCGATTGAGGGAGCCTTAAAAATTGCAATCCGATATGCTTACAATAAAACCGGAAATCACGATCATCAGATCATTGCCATGAAAAATTCTTTCCACGGCCGCAGCCTGGGAGCTTTATCTGTAACAGGAAACGACCATTACCAGGAGCCGTTTCGCCCTCTGCTGCCAGGAATTGTGTTTGCAGAATTTAACAATCTGGACAGTGTAAAAGCTTTAGTAAATAATAAAACCTGCGCCATATTAATGGAAACTGTACAGGGAGAAGGCGGGATTTATCCGGCAACAGAAGAATTTATAAAAGGCGTAAGAAAGCTGTGCGATGAAAACAACATGCTTTTAATTTTAGATGAAATTCAGTGCGGTATGGGACGGACAGGAGAAATGTTTGCCTGGCAGGGCTACGGCGTAAAACCAGATGTAATGACAGTTGCCAAGGCCCTTGGAAACGGAGTGCCTATCGGAGCTTTCCTGGCATGTGGGGAAGCGGCTAAGGCTATGGTTCCGGGAGACCACGGCACTACTTATGGAGGAAATCCTTTTGTGACAGCAGCAGCTTCTAAGGTGCTGGATATTTTTAAAGAAAGAAATATTACAAGTCATGTAAAAGAAGTGGGAGAATATCTCCACGAAAAATTAGGGGCTCTGGCAGAAAAATATCCTGCGGTGAAGGAGTGCCGGGGCAAGGGGTTGATTCAGGGCCTGGAATTAAATACAGCGGCAGGGCCGGTAGTGTCCAAGGCATTATTGGAGGAGAGGCTGGTGTTAATCAGCGCGGGTGCCAATGTCATTCGTTTTGTGCCCCCTCTTGTCATTGAAAAATCTCATGTGGATTTAATGATAGAAAGGCTGGAAAACATATTTGAGAAAATGTCTTTGTCCTCTGAAACAGATATGGTATAA
- the argB gene encoding acetylglutamate kinase, with protein MNLDPMIMHKAEVLIEALPYIQRFNRKIIVVKYGGSAMLDEELKKRVIQDVVLLKLTGFKPIIVHGGGKEISKWINKVGMEPKFVNGLRVTDKATMEIAEMVLNKVNKSLVQMVNELGIKAVGISGKDGMLLKCERKYSKGQDIGFVGDIKEVDPKIIYDLLEKDFLPIICPVGCDEHLTSYNVNADDAACAIAEAMKAEKLAFLTDVEGVYRDFEDKDSLISELTVEEAKEFVAEGGIGGGMLPKLQNCIDAIMSGVSRVHILDGRIPHCLLLEIFTNKGIGTAIINSREERYYHGK; from the coding sequence ATGAATTTAGATCCAATGATTATGCATAAAGCAGAGGTGCTTATAGAAGCTTTGCCTTACATACAAAGATTCAACAGGAAAATTATTGTAGTGAAATACGGCGGAAGCGCTATGCTGGACGAGGAACTGAAAAAAAGAGTGATCCAGGACGTAGTGCTTTTAAAGCTGACAGGCTTTAAGCCGATTATTGTTCACGGAGGCGGAAAGGAAATCAGCAAGTGGATCAATAAGGTAGGCATGGAGCCTAAGTTTGTAAATGGTTTAAGAGTAACAGACAAAGCTACTATGGAAATTGCCGAGATGGTCCTTAATAAAGTAAATAAAAGCCTGGTGCAGATGGTAAATGAGCTGGGCATAAAGGCTGTGGGAATCAGCGGAAAAGACGGAATGCTGTTAAAGTGTGAGAGGAAATATTCTAAAGGGCAGGATATTGGATTTGTTGGAGATATTAAGGAGGTAGATCCTAAAATTATTTATGATTTGTTAGAAAAAGACTTTCTTCCTATTATCTGTCCAGTAGGCTGCGACGAGCACTTGACCAGCTATAATGTAAACGCAGACGATGCCGCCTGCGCCATTGCCGAGGCAATGAAAGCTGAAAAGCTGGCCTTTCTTACTGATGTAGAGGGAGTTTACAGGGATTTTGAAGATAAGGATTCTTTGATTTCTGAGCTGACAGTAGAGGAAGCAAAGGAATTTGTAGCTGAGGGAGGCATCGGCGGAGGTATGTTGCCAAAGCTGCAGAATTGTATTGATGCCATTATGAGCGGAGTTTCCAGAGTTCATATTCTGGACGGAAGGATTCCTCACTGCCTGCTTTTGGAAATTTTTACAAATAAAGGTATTGGAACAGCCATTATAAATTCCAGGGAGGAAAGATATTATCATGGAAAATAA